From Pseudomonas sp. StFLB209, a single genomic window includes:
- a CDS encoding YciE/YciF ferroxidase family protein, which produces MSKATRTTVQDLFVHELSDVYSAEKQITKALPRLARACTNPLLAEAFETHLEETRGQIERIDQLVEVTGLKLKRIKCVAMEGLVEESKDLLEEIEKGEVLDAALIGAAQKVEHYEIASYGTLIAMARQLGFDEAAKLLKDTLVEEKGADEKLTVIAEQGAAQAAKMANKK; this is translated from the coding sequence ATGTCTAAAGCTACCCGTACTACGGTTCAGGATCTGTTTGTGCACGAACTTTCCGATGTTTACAGCGCAGAAAAACAGATCACCAAAGCGCTGCCACGCCTGGCACGCGCTTGCACAAACCCGTTACTGGCAGAGGCCTTTGAAACGCACCTGGAAGAAACCCGTGGCCAGATCGAACGGATCGATCAACTGGTCGAGGTCACCGGGCTCAAGCTCAAGCGCATCAAGTGCGTCGCGATGGAAGGGCTGGTTGAAGAGAGTAAAGACCTGCTCGAAGAAATCGAGAAGGGCGAAGTACTCGATGCCGCCCTGATCGGCGCGGCGCAGAAGGTCGAGCATTACGAGATCGCCAGCTACGGCACCTTGATCGCCATGGCCAGGCAACTGGGGTTCGACGAGGCGGCAAAGCTGCTTAAGGACACTCTGGTCGAGGAAAAGGGCGCCGACGAAAAGCTCACCGTGATTGCCGAACAAGGTGCTGCTCAGGCCGCCAAGATGGCCAATAAAAAGTAA
- a CDS encoding DUF1652 domain-containing protein, whose amino-acid sequence MSPLELRQIIESGFLPLRCICTIDNNQKMTVSVYQSGKGHPSFIAHEIDASSLTTSRAIVDLVFQLKQELTQQHHGTLESWRKES is encoded by the coding sequence ATGTCGCCCCTAGAGCTTCGCCAGATCATCGAGTCTGGCTTTCTTCCGTTGAGGTGCATCTGCACCATCGACAACAACCAGAAAATGACCGTTTCGGTCTACCAGTCGGGCAAGGGCCACCCATCGTTCATTGCCCATGAGATTGACGCCTCCAGTCTGACCACCAGTCGGGCCATCGTGGATCTGGTGTTCCAGCTCAAGCAGGAGCTGACTCAACAGCATCACGGAACCCTGGAGAGCTGGCGCAAGGAAAGCTGA